From Levilactobacillus zymae, a single genomic window includes:
- a CDS encoding GNAT family N-acetyltransferase, which translates to MISWQISDFKHLTTTAFYDLAYERTRTFVVAQHRVYQEIDAIDQVARHILGYQEGHLVAYARVFHEHDHATFGRVLTVPEVRGQGVGRLLMQQITTELDRDFAGQPVVIEAQVDKQGFYEKFDYAAEGRPFLFNHTPHIKMVRRA; encoded by the coding sequence ATGATAAGTTGGCAAATTAGTGACTTTAAACACCTGACCACGACGGCTTTTTATGATCTTGCATATGAACGTACCCGCACCTTCGTGGTGGCCCAGCACCGCGTCTACCAAGAGATTGATGCGATCGATCAGGTCGCCCGCCACATCCTGGGGTACCAGGAGGGGCACTTAGTGGCGTATGCCCGGGTCTTTCACGAGCACGATCACGCCACCTTTGGCCGTGTCTTGACGGTTCCCGAGGTGCGCGGCCAGGGTGTGGGGCGCTTGTTGATGCAACAAATCACCACCGAACTGGATCGCGACTTTGCGGGCCAACCGGTGGTGATCGAAGCCCAGGTGGATAAACAGGGCTTTTATGAAAAATTCGATTATGCGGCGGAAGGGCGCCCCTTCCTGTTTAACCACACGCCCCACATCAAGATGGTTCGGCGAGCTTAG
- a CDS encoding N-acetyltransferase: MTSHLAAATPPVWQVRCATAADLPAIYQFYREVCAAIATTPYGPAWQWGINPSEQILRRDLRQGKLVLGYAHAQLAAVGALLPGEDPDYRGAAWQLPATDAEIGVLHLYAVHPHFRGRGISTKMLAAILAQAHADGQTVLHLDAIKGNVPAEKLYTAAGFRFAEERRVTMPQIGRLTLRLMERVTAASMQ, from the coding sequence ATGACGAGTCATTTAGCCGCAGCGACACCGCCGGTCTGGCAGGTCCGCTGTGCCACAGCAGCCGATTTACCGGCGATTTATCAATTTTACCGCGAGGTGTGTGCGGCCATTGCCACCACCCCCTACGGCCCAGCCTGGCAGTGGGGGATCAACCCTAGTGAACAGATCTTGCGCCGCGACCTCCGGCAGGGAAAGTTGGTCTTGGGTTATGCTCACGCACAATTAGCCGCGGTGGGGGCCTTATTACCAGGGGAAGATCCTGATTATCGCGGCGCCGCCTGGCAGCTACCGGCAACGGACGCCGAGATTGGGGTCCTCCACCTGTATGCCGTGCACCCACATTTCCGGGGCCGCGGCATTTCCACCAAGATGCTGGCTGCCATCTTGGCGCAAGCACACGCGGACGGGCAGACCGTGTTACATTTAGACGCCATTAAGGGCAACGTGCCCGCCGAGAAGCTCTATACGGCGGCCGGCTTTCGGTTCGCCGAAGAGCGACGCGTGACCATGCCACAGATTGGCCGACTCACATTGCGGTTGATGGAACGGGTTACAGCTGCGTCGATGCAATAA
- a CDS encoding MarR family winged helix-turn-helix transcriptional regulator, with protein MPNSFRSIGLIARATSSMGNHLFSHQHLQNNQFLYLLHILDSPGITQAELAAQLHVDPSTCLRTVRKLITGGYLVRQPDPADKKRKCLVPTTQAQAFYPQLQHYEQTLLTLGTVDFSAGERLMLEELLARVATNIERLQADPTRFQTPFERPKDEN; from the coding sequence ATGCCAAATTCATTTCGCAGCATCGGGTTGATTGCGCGCGCCACGTCGAGCATGGGCAATCACCTCTTTAGCCACCAACACCTCCAAAATAACCAATTTCTCTACCTTCTCCACATCCTGGACTCGCCGGGCATTACCCAAGCCGAATTAGCAGCCCAGCTCCACGTGGATCCCTCGACCTGCCTGCGCACCGTTCGCAAGTTGATCACCGGGGGTTACCTGGTGCGTCAACCCGACCCCGCCGATAAGAAACGCAAGTGCCTGGTCCCCACCACTCAGGCTCAGGCCTTCTACCCCCAGCTCCAACACTACGAACAAACCCTCCTCACCCTGGGAACGGTTGACTTTTCCGCCGGTGAACGGTTAATGCTCGAAGAACTATTGGCCCGGGTCGCCACGAACATCGAACGCTTGCAAGCAGACCCCACACGGTTTCAGACCCCGTTTGAACGGCCCAAAGATGAAAATTAG
- a CDS encoding tyrosine-protein phosphatase → MRLQRVLVSAGCALALFSGAATPVMAATTTDAALQPAVSVKKTPVIHLQGAHNARDMGGYRTKTGQTVKTGRILRSDSLDKLTEVDMLRLQHDWHLREIVDLRTTDQIKKSPDQLIEGVNYMQASVLGTRSNYDDDGAGMYHDMAFKSAAKRSYRALLTQLATQKKGSLLFHCSHGWTGRGRPRPSSTVSWV, encoded by the coding sequence ATGCGTTTGCAACGAGTATTGGTAAGTGCTGGATGTGCATTAGCCTTGTTTAGTGGAGCAGCCACCCCGGTGATGGCCGCCACCACCACGGATGCCGCGTTACAACCCGCCGTATCCGTAAAGAAGACGCCAGTGATTCACCTGCAAGGTGCCCATAACGCCCGGGACATGGGCGGTTACCGGACCAAGACGGGGCAAACCGTCAAGACCGGTCGGATTTTGCGGAGTGATTCGTTGGATAAGTTGACCGAAGTGGACATGCTGAGGCTCCAACACGATTGGCACCTACGCGAAATCGTGGACTTACGGACGACCGACCAGATCAAGAAGAGTCCCGACCAACTCATTGAGGGCGTCAACTACATGCAGGCCTCGGTCTTAGGCACCCGGTCCAACTACGATGATGACGGCGCGGGGATGTACCATGACATGGCCTTCAAGTCCGCGGCTAAGCGCAGCTACCGGGCGTTGTTGACGCAATTGGCGACCCAGAAGAAGGGCAGCCTACTGTTCCACTGTTCCCACGGATGGACCGGACGGGGACGGCCGCGGCCATCATCTACAGTATCTTGGGTGTGA
- a CDS encoding aldo/keto reductase: MEKTFTFDADLTVNRLGYGTMQLPGAGVWGPAADPQHAPAVIETAIDTADAYGPLYANRYLRTALQARPNAHVMVATKVGFTRQGPGIWTPLGAPQYLKQQVELNLFTLGLDHIDLLQLHRIDPDYPLAVQLGALKDLQKEGKIRHVGLSQVTVDQLKAAEQIMPIVSVQNQYNLINRSDEDLLNYAEAHHIAFIPWYPLATGKLITNPTLIAIAQKYDASPSQIALAWLLKRSDVILPIPGTKSSNHELQNLKARDITLSDADFDALKALAN, translated from the coding sequence ATGGAAAAAACGTTTACGTTTGATGCTGATTTAACGGTTAACCGCTTGGGCTACGGTACCATGCAGCTTCCCGGAGCGGGCGTCTGGGGACCGGCCGCTGATCCTCAGCACGCACCAGCAGTTATCGAAACGGCCATCGACACGGCCGATGCTTACGGCCCGTTATACGCCAACCGCTACCTGCGAACCGCGCTGCAGGCCCGGCCCAACGCCCACGTCATGGTGGCCACTAAAGTCGGGTTCACCCGCCAAGGTCCCGGCATCTGGACCCCACTGGGGGCACCACAGTATCTCAAGCAACAAGTTGAGTTAAACCTCTTCACGTTGGGACTCGACCACATCGACCTATTACAACTGCACCGGATCGACCCCGATTATCCGTTAGCCGTCCAATTGGGGGCTTTAAAGGACCTGCAAAAGGAAGGTAAGATTCGGCACGTGGGGTTGAGCCAAGTAACCGTCGACCAGCTCAAGGCCGCCGAACAGATCATGCCCATCGTTTCCGTGCAGAATCAATATAACCTGATCAACCGTAGTGACGAGGACCTGTTGAACTACGCCGAAGCCCACCACATCGCCTTCATTCCGTGGTACCCGTTGGCGACCGGGAAGCTGATCACCAACCCGACCCTGATCGCGATCGCGCAGAAGTACGACGCCTCACCGTCCCAAATTGCCTTGGCCTGGTTGTTAAAACGTTCCGACGTGATTCTGCCAATTCCGGGGACCAAGTCCAGTAATCATGAGCTGCAAAACCTTAAGGCCCGCGATATCACGTTAAGCGACGCCGATTTCGACGCCCTCAAAGCCCTCGCCAATTAA
- the gndA gene encoding NADP-dependent phosphogluconate dehydrogenase, producing MADQKANIGVVGMAVMGKNLALNIESRGYTVGIYNRSDFRTKDVMKDHSEKKLIPSYSVADFVKSLETPRRILLMVKAGKPTDAVIQELLPLLDKGDVLIDGGNTNFHDTMARNAELDKSGINFIGMGVSGGELGALQGPSLMPGGQKEAYDLVAPILEQISAKAPQDGKPCVSYIGPNGAGHYVKMVHNGIEYGDEELIDESYNIMRNVAGISVDEMADIFKEWNKGELDSYLVEITADILTRKDDLGDDKNLPIIDAILDRGNNKGTGKWSSEDALNIQVPQSVITESVYARYISMMKDERVKASKVLPAAEKQGNVDFGDKTEFIEKVRQALFFSKLMSYAQGFEQLRVASETYDWNLQFGELAQIWRGGCIIRAQFLQNITDAFDKDPKLTNLLFDDYFKDISKKYQQSVRDVVALAVQAGIPVPSFSAAITYYDSFRAEVLPANLLQAQRDYFGAHTYERRDRKGDFHYSWYEEQ from the coding sequence ATGGCAGATCAAAAAGCAAACATTGGTGTTGTTGGTATGGCGGTCATGGGCAAGAACTTAGCCCTGAACATTGAAAGTCGCGGTTACACGGTTGGCATTTACAACCGTTCTGATTTCCGGACCAAGGACGTCATGAAGGATCACAGTGAAAAGAAGTTAATCCCGAGTTACTCGGTGGCCGACTTCGTGAAGTCACTGGAAACGCCACGGCGGATTTTATTGATGGTGAAGGCTGGTAAGCCAACCGATGCCGTTATCCAAGAACTCTTACCATTGCTGGACAAGGGTGATGTCTTAATCGATGGTGGGAACACGAACTTCCACGATACCATGGCTCGTAACGCTGAACTCGACAAGTCCGGGATCAACTTTATCGGCATGGGGGTATCCGGTGGTGAACTGGGTGCCTTACAAGGCCCATCATTAATGCCTGGTGGCCAAAAGGAAGCTTACGATTTGGTTGCACCTATCCTGGAACAAATCTCTGCTAAGGCCCCTCAAGACGGCAAGCCATGTGTTTCCTACATCGGCCCTAACGGTGCTGGTCACTACGTCAAGATGGTCCACAACGGGATCGAATACGGTGATGAAGAGCTGATCGACGAAAGCTACAACATCATGCGCAACGTTGCCGGCATTTCCGTTGACGAAATGGCTGACATCTTCAAGGAATGGAACAAGGGTGAACTGGACAGTTACTTGGTTGAAATCACCGCAGACATCCTGACTCGTAAGGATGACTTAGGCGACGACAAGAACTTACCAATCATCGATGCCATCCTGGACCGTGGGAACAACAAGGGGACTGGTAAGTGGAGTTCCGAAGATGCGTTGAACATCCAAGTCCCACAATCCGTCATTACCGAATCCGTTTACGCTCGTTACATCTCCATGATGAAGGACGAACGGGTTAAGGCATCCAAGGTCTTACCAGCTGCTGAAAAGCAAGGTAACGTTGACTTTGGTGACAAGACTGAATTTATCGAAAAGGTTCGTCAAGCCCTCTTCTTCAGTAAGTTGATGAGTTACGCCCAAGGGTTCGAACAACTCCGGGTTGCTTCCGAAACCTACGATTGGAACTTACAATTCGGTGAATTAGCACAAATCTGGCGTGGCGGTTGCATTATCCGGGCCCAATTCCTGCAAAACATCACCGATGCCTTCGACAAGGATCCTAAGTTGACCAACTTACTCTTTGATGACTACTTCAAGGACATCTCCAAGAAGTATCAACAATCCGTTCGTGACGTGGTTGCCTTGGCCGTTCAAGCTGGGATTCCTGTTCCTAGCTTCTCCGCTGCCATCACCTACTACGACAGTTTCCGGGCAGAAGTCTTACCTGCTAACTTGTTGCAAGCACAACGGGACTACTTCGGGGCACACACCTACGAACGTCGGGACCGTAAGGGTGACTTCCACTACTCATGGTACGAAGAACAATAA
- a CDS encoding glucose 1-dehydrogenase, with product MSTLPEFSSNFFRLDHKTAIVTGGASGLGFYYTQALLRSGARVLVVSRTDKNWDTIRSMDDVASGQVAFLKCDLTAQGAARKIAETAQQQFDHIDILVNNAGMQLRNNWRDFKDDDWRKVLDLNLNALYYLSHEVAQVMADQGHGKIINIGSMQSFRAGKFIFPYTASKHAVVGLTKAYADALAADNIQVNAIAPGYIDTPMTKALQNDPQRNQEILAHIPAGHWAQPQELMGTLVFLASDASNYVTGTTIPVDGGYLLR from the coding sequence ATGTCAACATTACCAGAATTTTCAAGCAACTTCTTCCGGCTCGACCACAAAACCGCGATTGTGACCGGTGGCGCTTCCGGCTTAGGCTTCTATTATACCCAAGCGTTACTGCGTTCCGGTGCCCGCGTGTTAGTGGTCAGCCGAACCGATAAGAACTGGGACACCATCCGCTCGATGGACGACGTGGCTTCCGGTCAAGTCGCCTTTCTCAAGTGTGACCTGACCGCTCAGGGAGCCGCCCGTAAGATTGCGGAGACCGCCCAACAGCAATTCGACCACATCGACATCCTGGTCAACAACGCCGGGATGCAGTTGCGGAATAACTGGCGCGACTTCAAGGACGACGATTGGCGTAAGGTCTTAGACTTAAACCTTAACGCGTTGTACTACCTCTCCCACGAAGTTGCCCAGGTCATGGCCGATCAAGGTCACGGTAAAATCATCAACATTGGATCGATGCAGTCCTTTAGGGCCGGCAAGTTCATCTTCCCGTACACCGCCAGCAAGCACGCCGTGGTAGGGCTCACCAAGGCCTATGCCGACGCGCTAGCCGCCGATAACATTCAAGTCAACGCTATCGCTCCGGGCTACATCGACACCCCAATGACCAAGGCGCTCCAAAACGATCCGCAACGAAACCAAGAAATCCTCGCCCACATCCCCGCCGGTCACTGGGCCCAACCCCAAGAACTCATGGGAACGTTGGTCTTTCTCGCCAGCGACGCCTCGAACTACGTCACCGGGACCACCATCCCCGTAGACGGCGGCTACCTGTTGCGCTAA
- the zwf gene encoding glucose-6-phosphate dehydrogenase has product MATERTALFLFFGGTGDLAYRKLYPSLFNLYRKGNLRTHFAVVGTSRQAMDHEKFRAAVKKSLADSGNRVESKEANDFISHFYYQAHDVTDTAHYAVVKDLLDKLDKKYKLQGNRIFYLSMAPQFFGTIAQDLKTQGLMSSNKDSFNRLVIEKPFGRDYDSAKQLNDALSQSFEENQIFRIDHYLGKEMIQNIEALRFGNTLVESLWNNRYIDNIQVTLSEKLGVEERASYYDNSGALRDMVQNHIMQIVSLLAMEQPVAFTDTDIRAEKVKALRSLRVYNVADAATNFVRGQYGSINDQPDYRHEDNVPNDSTTETFVAGKLLFDNYRWSGTPFYVRTGKMLADKFTRVDVVFKRPLVDIFAFPQSQSTPLAANVLTIFVEPHAGFSLQLNAKTNDASFQTEPIKLDYLVDAEKSKETPEPYERLLHDVMKGDGTNFSSWPEVSYAWKFVDQIRRVWDLQEPNFPNYTPHSMGPAAAEELIQRDHREWIYRLNH; this is encoded by the coding sequence GTGGCAACTGAACGTACAGCTTTATTCTTGTTCTTCGGTGGTACCGGTGACTTAGCATACCGGAAACTTTACCCTAGTCTGTTTAACCTTTATCGGAAAGGTAACTTACGGACCCATTTCGCCGTCGTCGGGACTTCCCGGCAGGCAATGGATCACGAAAAATTCCGTGCAGCCGTTAAGAAGTCTTTAGCGGACAGCGGCAACCGGGTAGAATCTAAGGAAGCTAACGACTTTATTTCCCATTTCTACTACCAAGCACACGACGTGACCGACACCGCGCACTACGCCGTGGTCAAGGACTTGCTCGACAAGCTGGACAAGAAGTACAAGTTACAAGGCAACCGGATTTTCTACCTATCAATGGCACCTCAATTCTTCGGCACCATTGCCCAAGACCTGAAGACCCAGGGATTGATGTCCAGCAACAAGGATTCCTTCAACCGCCTGGTCATCGAAAAGCCATTCGGTCGGGATTACGATTCCGCCAAGCAGTTGAACGACGCCTTGAGCCAGTCCTTCGAAGAAAATCAAATCTTCCGGATCGACCACTACTTGGGTAAGGAAATGATCCAAAACATCGAAGCCTTACGTTTTGGTAACACCTTAGTTGAATCCTTGTGGAACAACCGGTACATCGATAACATCCAAGTCACGTTATCCGAAAAGCTCGGGGTCGAAGAACGGGCTTCCTACTATGATAATAGTGGGGCCTTGCGGGATATGGTCCAAAACCACATCATGCAAATCGTCAGCCTGTTAGCCATGGAACAACCAGTGGCCTTTACGGACACCGATATCCGGGCTGAAAAGGTGAAGGCTTTACGGAGTCTGCGGGTCTACAACGTGGCCGACGCGGCAACCAACTTTGTCCGGGGCCAATACGGGTCGATCAATGACCAACCCGATTACCGACACGAAGACAACGTGCCAAATGACTCCACGACCGAAACGTTCGTGGCCGGGAAGTTGTTATTCGACAACTACCGGTGGTCCGGCACCCCATTCTACGTGCGGACCGGGAAGATGCTCGCCGACAAGTTTACGCGGGTGGACGTGGTCTTCAAGCGTCCATTGGTCGACATCTTTGCCTTCCCACAAAGTCAATCCACGCCATTGGCCGCTAACGTGCTGACCATCTTCGTGGAACCACACGCCGGGTTCTCCCTGCAACTGAACGCCAAGACCAACGACGCCAGTTTCCAGACGGAACCGATCAAGTTGGACTACTTGGTTGACGCCGAAAAGTCCAAGGAAACGCCAGAACCTTACGAACGCCTGTTACACGACGTGATGAAGGGCGACGGGACCAACTTCTCCAGCTGGCCTGAAGTTTCCTACGCTTGGAAGTTCGTGGATCAAATTCGTCGGGTTTGGGACTTACAGGAACCAAACTTCCCGAACTACACGCCACACTCCATGGGCCCAGCTGCAGCCGAAGAACTAATCCAACGCGATCACCGCGAATGGATCTACCGCTTAAACCACTAA
- a CDS encoding tyrosine-protein phosphatase, which translates to MSRQDIQRDYLLSNTQLGVTWAKPALLNQFFSDVKSQYGSMENYIHKGLKITPAQEKAIRANYLTAKK; encoded by the coding sequence GTGAGTCGTCAAGACATTCAGCGCGACTACCTGCTATCCAACACGCAACTGGGTGTGACCTGGGCCAAGCCGGCCTTGCTGAACCAATTCTTCAGTGACGTGAAGAGTCAGTACGGGTCGATGGAAAATTACATTCACAAGGGCTTAAAGATTACGCCGGCCCAAGAAAAGGCGATCCGCGCCAACTACTTAACCGCGAAAAAATAA
- a CDS encoding SDR family oxidoreductase: MQVFVVGANGQIGRLVVQQLLARGDTPIAGLRPGEDNEDWEDLGVKVCDFDLLAKPETLASRLLGIDALIFAAGSGSRTKDDMTLLIDLDGAVKTMQAAEIAGVRRFLMISMLFAEDRNRWAAPLQALYAAKFYADHWLTHQTQLAYTIVEPGALSFHPATGLVKSDPIAVGSVPRGDVAAFLVAALHDERTVGKTIPLLQGDQSIAQVLDQL; encoded by the coding sequence ATGCAGGTGTTTGTGGTGGGGGCCAACGGTCAGATTGGTCGCTTAGTGGTACAACAACTTTTAGCCCGGGGGGATACCCCCATTGCCGGGTTACGGCCGGGAGAGGACAATGAGGATTGGGAAGACTTAGGCGTCAAAGTTTGCGATTTTGATTTGTTAGCCAAGCCGGAAACCTTAGCCAGTCGCTTGTTGGGGATTGATGCCCTGATCTTTGCGGCGGGATCGGGGAGTCGCACCAAGGACGACATGACCCTGCTGATCGACCTAGACGGGGCGGTCAAAACCATGCAAGCCGCTGAAATTGCCGGGGTACGTCGCTTTCTCATGATCAGTATGCTCTTTGCGGAGGATCGCAACCGGTGGGCGGCGCCCCTACAAGCTCTGTATGCGGCGAAGTTCTATGCGGACCACTGGTTAACTCACCAGACGCAGCTCGCGTACACCATCGTCGAGCCCGGGGCATTGTCTTTCCACCCGGCGACAGGGCTGGTCAAAAGTGATCCCATTGCCGTGGGGAGCGTCCCGCGCGGGGATGTTGCGGCTTTCTTGGTGGCGGCGTTGCACGATGAACGGACCGTGGGTAAAACCATCCCGTTACTGCAGGGGGATCAGTCCATTGCGCAGGTGTTAGACCAATTATGA